A window from Saccharomyces eubayanus strain FM1318 chromosome XIV, whole genome shotgun sequence encodes these proteins:
- the MRPL19 gene encoding mitochondrial 54S ribosomal protein uL11m, whose translation MSQAAKNVIVKLIVGAGQAAPSPPVGPALGSKGIKAIDFCKEFNARSANYQPGVPVPVLITIKPDRTFTFEMKSPPTGYLLLKALKLEKGHGQPNVSTTLTGAPVKGPPRILGELSLKHVYEIAKIKKSDEMHSLLEMEGIVKSIIGVAKSMGIKIMP comes from the coding sequence ATGTCACAGGCAGCCAAAAACGTAATAGTGAAGCTGATAGTAGGAGCAGGTCAAGCAGCACCATCACCACCCGTGGGGCCGGCGCTGGGTTCCAAAGGTATAAAAGCGATTGACTTCTGTAAGGAATTTAATGCAAGATCGGCAAATTATCAACCAGGCGTGCCAGTTCCCGTACTAATTACGATAAAACCAGATAGGACGTTCACATTTGAAATGAAATCTCCACCCACCGGttatttattattaaaGGCTCTTAAGTTGGAGAAGGGACACGGACAACCTAACGTAAGTACGACATTAACCGGTGCTCCCGTTAAGGGACCACCTCGTATTTTGGGAGAACTATCGTTGAAACATGTTTACGAAATAGccaagataaaaaagagtGATGAAATGCATAGCCTGTTGGAGATGGAAGGTATCGTTAAGTCAATAATCGGTGTTGCGAAAAGTATGGGCATCAAAATCATGCCTTGA